Proteins co-encoded in one Vibrio sp. SNU_ST1 genomic window:
- a CDS encoding ABC transporter permease, with translation MKQTGVAQSQLTHTKLTLNLFAAHYRQSPLQAAAILIGIVLAVTLFVAVQAINLNAKRSYAESTEQLSAQAQNLIIPPAGQNYLPEALYFSLRQSGLSAALPVIEGRVRDEQGRRWSVQGSELIAALTSRSRHSRTDEESNTQTKEPNISLFDNALPLPQLLAGEPIVMMSQSQHQNLGEVDTLTLDEVLTQVVVLPDEWQLGSRMLMDIGFAQQLLNKQGQLSYIAIFDTKSDTKNNTQDKWQSLIGEQGQWISNNQSTDLGSITDSFHLNLTAMSLLAFLVGLFIAYNGVKYSLLKRNRLLVQIQQAGIAPSIVFSALLVELTLLVTLGASLGFIFGIQLSHWLHPTVAITLEQLYGATLLPGTWQWQWLVQALLLTLAATLVACWQHFKHRVRQPLSSHGGFYQAPEASNENQLFVIGSVLTIVALAGLWLSEHHRFTMAWLGVLVVSIPLYLPKTLSVLANWSEKRTQSGLIQYLFAELRELISPLSLAMMALLLAVTANVGMNTLVGSFESTLKQWLEQRLHADIYVSPAQGEIAYVERALEQFDNVETVYKQYYVDDNLQGLPTLLGTKDKDTLEQTMVFQSYLNDFWTHFYQGELVAISEPTAVKLDLSLGSQLKLDAIQDKTLIVGAIFHDYGSPNGEVLLAPNLWLESGFTDLPTSLGIKVSGDPQVVYEQLRQQLNLHPSQLYDQAQIKSLALDIFSQTFAITRALNGVTLMVAVIGLFCACFMLLDARKAAIARLYALGVSQRKLMTMVVGQIVILVTFTLIVAIPLGAMIGYVLTDIVTLRAFGWSLNYVWNWSDTLSITAITIIVAVIATLIPLWRLVSKPVVSSLQSEVL, from the coding sequence ATGAAACAAACTGGAGTCGCACAGAGCCAGCTCACTCATACCAAACTGACATTGAATCTATTCGCGGCACATTATCGCCAATCGCCATTGCAAGCCGCAGCGATTCTGATCGGCATTGTGCTAGCGGTCACCTTATTTGTCGCCGTGCAAGCCATCAACCTCAATGCCAAGCGCAGTTATGCAGAATCGACCGAGCAACTTAGCGCCCAAGCGCAGAACCTTATCATTCCACCAGCAGGACAAAACTATTTGCCGGAAGCGCTCTACTTCAGCTTAAGACAAAGTGGATTAAGCGCAGCGCTACCTGTTATAGAAGGGCGAGTAAGAGACGAGCAAGGTCGACGTTGGTCAGTTCAAGGCAGTGAGCTGATCGCAGCCCTCACTTCAAGATCTCGCCACTCTCGCACCGACGAAGAAAGCAATACTCAAACCAAAGAGCCAAACATTTCCCTGTTCGATAACGCCTTGCCTTTACCACAACTCTTGGCGGGTGAACCCATTGTGATGATGAGCCAGTCGCAACACCAAAACTTGGGAGAAGTAGACACTCTCACTTTGGATGAGGTGCTCACCCAAGTGGTAGTGCTGCCCGATGAATGGCAACTGGGCAGCAGAATGTTAATGGACATTGGATTCGCTCAGCAATTGCTTAACAAGCAAGGGCAACTGAGCTATATCGCTATTTTTGACACGAAGAGCGACACTAAAAACAATACTCAGGATAAATGGCAGAGCCTCATAGGCGAGCAAGGGCAATGGATTTCCAACAACCAAAGCACGGATCTCGGTTCAATTACCGATAGCTTTCACCTCAACCTCACAGCTATGAGTTTGTTGGCGTTTTTGGTTGGCCTGTTCATCGCTTACAATGGCGTGAAGTACAGTTTGCTGAAACGTAATCGGCTGTTGGTGCAAATTCAACAAGCTGGGATTGCACCAAGCATCGTGTTTTCAGCTCTGTTAGTCGAGCTGACTCTTTTAGTCACACTAGGCGCGTCGCTTGGTTTCATTTTCGGCATTCAACTCAGCCATTGGCTGCATCCAACCGTCGCGATAACGCTTGAGCAACTTTATGGTGCAACACTGCTTCCCGGTACATGGCAGTGGCAATGGTTAGTGCAGGCACTGCTACTCACGCTGGCCGCAACGCTTGTCGCGTGTTGGCAGCACTTTAAACATCGAGTGCGACAACCCCTCTCTTCTCATGGCGGTTTCTATCAAGCGCCGGAAGCTTCTAACGAAAATCAGCTGTTTGTTATCGGGTCAGTATTAACCATTGTCGCGTTAGCAGGGTTATGGTTGAGCGAACATCACCGCTTCACCATGGCATGGCTCGGTGTGTTAGTGGTGTCGATTCCCTTGTATCTGCCCAAAACGCTCAGTGTGCTAGCGAACTGGAGCGAAAAGCGCACCCAATCGGGATTAATACAATATCTGTTTGCCGAGCTGCGTGAACTTATCTCCCCTCTTTCCCTTGCCATGATGGCGTTGCTTCTCGCTGTCACCGCCAATGTGGGAATGAATACCTTAGTCGGCAGCTTTGAATCCACGTTAAAGCAATGGCTTGAACAGCGCTTACATGCCGATATTTACGTTAGCCCTGCCCAAGGTGAAATCGCATATGTAGAGCGTGCGTTAGAACAGTTTGATAATGTTGAAACCGTCTATAAGCAATACTACGTCGATGATAATTTGCAGGGCTTACCGACTTTGCTCGGCACCAAAGACAAAGACACACTTGAGCAAACTATGGTGTTCCAATCCTACCTTAATGACTTTTGGACGCACTTTTACCAAGGTGAATTAGTGGCGATCAGCGAACCTACAGCGGTGAAGCTCGACTTGTCCCTTGGAAGCCAACTCAAGCTCGACGCGATCCAAGACAAAACACTCATCGTCGGGGCGATTTTTCATGATTACGGCTCACCGAATGGCGAAGTGTTACTTGCACCTAATTTATGGCTCGAAAGCGGATTTACGGATTTGCCAACCAGCTTAGGAATCAAAGTCTCTGGCGACCCACAAGTGGTGTACGAACAACTGCGCCAACAGCTGAATCTGCACCCTAGCCAGCTTTACGATCAAGCACAGATCAAATCCCTCGCTTTAGATATCTTTTCACAAACCTTTGCCATTACTCGAGCACTTAATGGCGTCACTTTAATGGTGGCGGTGATTGGCTTGTTCTGTGCGTGTTTCATGTTGCTCGATGCACGCAAAGCCGCCATTGCAAGGTTGTATGCGCTCGGTGTTAGTCAGCGAAAGTTGATGACGATGGTGGTCGGGCAGATTGTCATATTAGTTACCTTTACCTTAATTGTCGCCATACCGCTCGGCGCTATGATCGGTTATGTGTTGACGGACATCGTTACCCTGCGCGCTTTTGGGTGGAGTTTAAATTACGTATGGAATTGGAGTGACACACTCAGCATCACAGCCATCACCATTATAGTGGCTGTGATTGCGACCTTGATTCCACTGTGGCGTTTGGTCAGTAAACCCGTGGTATCCAGCTTGCAAAGCGAGGTATTGTGA
- a CDS encoding ABC transporter ATP-binding protein, whose amino-acid sequence MENPVVTLKQASKSFVDGKDTHSVLEGVDFALATGASVALTGASGSGKSTLLNLIAGFEPLSGGELWLDGDNTSVWKDPQWSRFRHQKLGVIFQQFNLLTPLNVKQNIAFPLHLNQQKWGDWCDYLVDALGISDLLERHVSALSGGQQQRVAIARALAHKPKLLLADEPTGNLDHKAGLEVMKLLSEITTQGNTAVLLVTHSPECASFMQTSLVLDDGCLRNAELTPRAAAL is encoded by the coding sequence ATGGAAAACCCAGTTGTCACGCTGAAACAGGCCAGCAAAAGCTTTGTTGACGGCAAAGACACCCATAGCGTGTTGGAGGGCGTTGACTTCGCTTTGGCGACAGGAGCTAGTGTGGCTTTGACAGGAGCAAGTGGCAGCGGAAAGAGTACTCTACTCAATCTCATCGCAGGCTTTGAACCACTTTCAGGTGGTGAGTTGTGGCTCGATGGTGACAACACGTCGGTTTGGAAAGACCCACAATGGAGCCGCTTCCGTCATCAAAAACTAGGCGTTATCTTTCAGCAATTTAACTTGCTAACCCCACTCAACGTAAAACAAAACATCGCCTTCCCTTTGCATTTGAATCAACAAAAATGGGGCGACTGGTGCGATTATTTAGTTGATGCATTGGGTATCAGCGATCTACTCGAAAGACATGTATCCGCACTCTCTGGCGGTCAGCAACAACGGGTAGCAATAGCGCGTGCGTTAGCCCATAAACCTAAGCTGCTGCTTGCCGACGAACCCACAGGCAACCTCGACCACAAAGCCGGTTTAGAAGTAATGAAGCTGTTAAGTGAAATCACCACGCAAGGTAACACTGCCGTGCTTTTGGTTACACACAGCCCAGAATGCGCCAGCTTTATGCAGACAAGTTTGGTGTTAGATGATGGTTGTTTAAGGAACGCAGAACTAACCCCAAGAGCAGCAGCGTTGTGA
- a CDS encoding phosphate/phosphite/phosphonate ABC transporter substrate-binding protein, producing the protein MREETIIIGVISSNPKKAFKRAQPFADYLAENLSNFGIKTGQVVVARDSRQMARWIKSGQVDLVSETVFAAQELMQYSGAELLARRWKSGVAEYHSIFFSKRNNGVDSLGDLRGKTVVFEDVGSTSAFLVPAAILLGQGYKLYELSSPREYPPKDKVGYFFSDEYSKSGGESNMMSWVHRNIVASAAFSNLDWEKEVPDQIKQQLQVIHTSQAIPRSLVLIRPDLSSKLKQNMLLVLLAAHESEEGKQALKAYKKTKKFDAITPDIVESISWAEAQKLLVDEYISR; encoded by the coding sequence TTGCGTGAAGAAACAATAATCATAGGGGTTATTAGCTCTAACCCAAAAAAAGCATTCAAACGTGCACAGCCTTTTGCTGATTACTTAGCTGAAAATCTATCCAACTTTGGTATCAAAACAGGCCAAGTTGTCGTCGCCCGCGACTCTCGTCAAATGGCTCGGTGGATAAAAAGTGGGCAGGTAGATCTGGTTTCTGAAACGGTGTTTGCAGCACAGGAATTAATGCAATATTCGGGTGCTGAACTTTTAGCAAGACGATGGAAAAGCGGTGTGGCGGAATATCATTCAATCTTCTTTTCCAAACGCAATAACGGGGTCGACTCCCTAGGTGACCTACGTGGCAAAACGGTTGTCTTTGAGGATGTCGGTTCTACTAGTGCGTTTCTTGTCCCTGCGGCGATACTGCTTGGGCAAGGATATAAGCTCTATGAGCTAAGCTCCCCTAGAGAGTATCCACCGAAAGACAAGGTTGGTTACTTTTTCTCCGATGAATATTCAAAGTCTGGAGGAGAATCCAACATGATGAGCTGGGTTCATCGTAATATTGTTGCGTCAGCTGCATTTAGTAATCTCGATTGGGAGAAAGAAGTTCCCGATCAGATAAAACAACAGTTACAGGTAATCCATACTTCTCAAGCCATCCCCCGCTCACTAGTACTAATACGCCCAGATCTCTCCTCCAAACTTAAGCAAAACATGCTCTTAGTATTGCTTGCGGCTCATGAAAGTGAAGAAGGTAAACAGGCTTTGAAAGCCTATAAGAAGACGAAAAAGTTTGATGCTATCACACCAGATATTGTAGAAAGCATTTCTTGGGCAGAAGCGCAAAAACTACTGGTTGATGAATACATCTCCCGTTAA
- a CDS encoding bifunctional diguanylate cyclase/phosphodiesterase yields the protein MKLKGKLVLGNMLMVVLTMGCLSLSQWLISSYYSDEILEETATNIAENFTSQAQSQAEQTVEYLSDALFDPMYFYDIDNINSILEPAFENKDVIFIKVFDANGLIVHTGEDVVLGYGSNLDMPRVQENVLNKQEAYTEINSSALIVARPITMNKTRLGGIVMSYSLKAVKDDIEKNNRIIKEVTESSRSYSAVLSITLTMFMCLVSLLFSMLLAKTMIRPINQLLQHSKRISKGVFQVSNNIQRSDELGELAQAFDRMDSSLKQRNEEVEFLAYNDPLTKLPNRSQFIKCLERCIHRCKQSKEVFAVFFIDLDEFKRVNDNLGHQAGDELLSEVAQTLTNSLKKMGQMTTKEEPQCMIARVGGDEFLLRLSGIKTQDTVSKFASDIVHSLKQPIYLNSVGESVVVGASVGVALFPDSGDTSEDLVKSADMAMYSAKENGKGRYCFFNQEIEQKILARGVIEKELRAAIDDFSQFRLLYQPKFDLKTGHVVGVEALIRWQHPTKGNISPIEFIPIAEATDIIHTLGDWIVMQACKDIQAWDFRHHLPPEFYVAINLSPKQLYGDKALRTFQYQTQKHQVEVTRLHIEVTETALMFDKVSAKKTLDDLRSMGIKVWLDDFGTGYSSLGFLREFNIDGLKIDRSFVNDLECDMNDRALCAAVVSMAHQLGIKVVAEGIETTVQSSFLAQSYCDYGQGYLLAKPMCAETLSKKLETGLSKPKQTNVIYLK from the coding sequence ATGAAGCTAAAAGGTAAATTGGTTCTCGGAAACATGCTTATGGTCGTTTTGACTATGGGCTGCCTTTCCTTGTCTCAGTGGCTGATATCTTCATACTATAGTGATGAAATTCTGGAAGAAACGGCAACTAATATTGCAGAGAACTTTACTTCCCAAGCACAGAGTCAAGCAGAACAAACGGTTGAGTACCTCTCAGATGCACTTTTTGATCCGATGTATTTTTATGATATCGATAATATTAACTCCATTTTAGAGCCTGCCTTTGAAAATAAAGATGTCATATTCATAAAGGTTTTTGATGCTAATGGCCTGATAGTTCATACAGGAGAAGATGTAGTACTCGGTTATGGCTCCAACTTGGATATGCCAAGGGTGCAAGAAAATGTCTTGAATAAGCAAGAAGCTTACACTGAAATCAATTCATCAGCACTGATTGTTGCGCGGCCAATCACGATGAATAAGACTCGGCTAGGTGGCATAGTGATGAGCTACTCCTTAAAGGCCGTGAAAGACGATATCGAGAAAAACAACAGAATTATCAAGGAGGTTACTGAGTCGAGTAGAAGCTATAGCGCGGTATTGAGCATAACCTTGACGATGTTCATGTGTCTGGTCAGCCTACTCTTTTCCATGTTATTAGCTAAGACGATGATTCGTCCGATTAATCAACTCCTACAACATTCGAAACGCATCAGTAAAGGGGTTTTCCAAGTATCAAACAATATCCAGCGCAGTGATGAACTCGGAGAGCTTGCTCAGGCATTTGATAGGATGGATTCAAGCCTCAAGCAGCGGAATGAGGAAGTTGAGTTTTTAGCTTACAACGACCCACTGACTAAGTTACCGAATCGCTCTCAGTTTATTAAATGTCTTGAAAGGTGTATTCATCGATGCAAACAGTCAAAAGAGGTGTTTGCGGTTTTCTTTATCGATTTGGACGAGTTTAAACGTGTCAATGACAACCTTGGACATCAAGCTGGAGATGAGCTGTTAAGTGAAGTGGCTCAAACATTGACTAACTCGCTAAAAAAAATGGGGCAAATGACTACAAAGGAAGAGCCTCAATGCATGATCGCAAGAGTAGGAGGGGATGAGTTTTTACTTCGCTTATCAGGAATTAAGACACAGGATACAGTATCTAAGTTTGCCTCTGATATTGTGCACTCACTAAAACAGCCTATTTACCTCAATTCTGTAGGTGAATCGGTAGTGGTCGGAGCGAGTGTTGGTGTTGCATTATTTCCTGATTCGGGAGACACCTCTGAAGACTTGGTTAAAAGTGCGGACATGGCAATGTACAGCGCCAAAGAAAACGGCAAAGGTAGGTACTGTTTCTTCAACCAAGAAATCGAACAGAAGATACTAGCAAGGGGAGTCATAGAAAAGGAACTTAGAGCCGCTATCGATGACTTCTCTCAGTTTAGGCTCTTATATCAACCAAAGTTTGACCTGAAAACAGGGCATGTCGTTGGAGTTGAAGCCCTTATACGTTGGCAGCATCCTACAAAAGGCAATATTTCTCCTATTGAGTTCATTCCTATTGCTGAAGCTACGGATATTATTCATACACTTGGTGATTGGATAGTAATGCAAGCCTGCAAAGATATTCAGGCGTGGGATTTTAGACATCACCTTCCTCCCGAATTTTATGTTGCGATAAACCTGTCTCCAAAGCAGCTCTATGGCGATAAGGCACTCCGAACATTCCAATATCAAACACAAAAACATCAAGTTGAAGTGACAAGGTTACATATAGAAGTAACCGAAACGGCCCTAATGTTTGATAAGGTAAGCGCAAAGAAAACGTTGGACGATCTTAGGAGTATGGGGATTAAAGTCTGGTTAGATGATTTTGGCACCGGATACTCTTCACTAGGCTTCTTACGAGAGTTCAACATTGATGGTTTGAAAATTGACCGAAGCTTTGTCAATGATCTTGAGTGCGACATGAATGACCGCGCTCTATGTGCGGCAGTTGTTTCAATGGCTCACCAGCTAGGTATTAAGGTCGTTGCTGAAGGAATTGAAACAACGGTCCAGTCAAGCTTCTTAGCGCAATCGTACTGTGACTACGGACAAGGTTATCTCCTAGCCAAACCTATGTGTGCAGAAACGCTGTCGAAAAAACTTGAAACTGGGTTGAGCAAACCGAAACAGACAAACGTTATTTATCTGAAGTAA
- a CDS encoding zinc-dependent alcohol dehydrogenase family protein: MTDTKQNTRISQFRFGQPKESLKLEHVALGGLDKDKVRVQIEATNINPSDLLSVYGVGQYKHSHQPPRVPGFEAVGTVVESDHAEFALNQRVLVAASGTWQNYIDVSPDNLFHIPKHLDNGYACQLYINALTAWVLTTEIAKLTQEDVLIINAGSSAIGKIFSQLSASLGFKIIVVTSQPEQYPATSSWTLDSNANLVSQIKALDLPMPTVAFDAIGGSPGTDLIHTLGNNGRFINYGTLSLDFYEPRFFEHAKSQDIDFNTFFLRYWEEAEGKDVRRDKFTTMLDHFITNDIQLDVDRYLPLDEVQTAIDLIESKTTRLNGKIILLP, encoded by the coding sequence ATGACTGACACTAAGCAAAATACCCGAATTAGCCAGTTCCGTTTCGGTCAGCCAAAAGAATCTCTCAAGCTAGAACATGTCGCTTTAGGGGGGCTTGATAAAGATAAGGTTCGAGTGCAAATTGAAGCGACCAACATCAACCCTAGTGATCTGTTGTCGGTTTATGGTGTTGGGCAATACAAACACAGCCACCAGCCGCCGAGAGTGCCGGGGTTTGAAGCAGTAGGAACGGTCGTAGAATCCGACCACGCTGAGTTTGCGTTAAATCAGCGCGTGCTTGTCGCAGCAAGCGGCACATGGCAGAACTATATCGATGTGTCACCAGATAACCTCTTCCACATTCCTAAGCACCTAGATAATGGCTACGCCTGTCAGTTGTACATCAATGCACTAACCGCGTGGGTGCTGACGACGGAAATAGCCAAATTGACCCAAGAAGATGTGTTGATCATCAACGCAGGCAGCTCTGCCATCGGTAAGATCTTCTCCCAGTTATCAGCATCACTCGGCTTCAAAATCATTGTCGTTACATCACAGCCGGAACAATATCCAGCCACTTCCAGTTGGACGTTAGATTCGAACGCTAATCTAGTTTCTCAAATCAAGGCTTTAGACTTGCCTATGCCAACCGTTGCCTTTGATGCAATTGGCGGTTCACCCGGAACCGACCTTATTCACACCCTTGGCAACAATGGGCGTTTTATCAACTACGGGACGCTGTCGCTGGATTTTTACGAGCCACGCTTCTTTGAACACGCGAAAAGCCAAGATATCGATTTCAACACCTTCTTCTTACGTTATTGGGAAGAGGCTGAGGGGAAAGATGTTCGCCGTGATAAGTTCACGACCATGCTAGATCACTTCATCACCAACGACATTCAGCTCGATGTCGACAGATATCTACCACTCGATGAAGTTCAAACTGCTATTGATCTTATTGAATCGAAAACCACACGGTTAAACGGCAAGATCATCTTGCTTCCTTAG
- a CDS encoding phytanoyl-CoA dioxygenase family protein, translating to MVENSQQLNDRYDEHGYFVIRNYFDDAQIASLRKVVLKFHESWKADNEEFYKEEAFNSSLITGSEYLPADDRSVLFNFISSKQVMDVVDAVIPNKPAFMNTQLFFNPVNPQQKDFWHRDCQYDYDVDDQMKVIMETQVLHLRIPLFDEPGMELIPGTHKRWDNEEEYNVRQEENGKMSSDDISGGKQIPLAAGDLLVFSADMIHRGLYGLDRLALDILIFDSAADYVDYVDDDCLPTPAMLNNITDPRLFMNTLHLKSMQCS from the coding sequence GTGGTAGAAAACAGCCAACAATTAAATGACCGTTACGATGAACATGGTTACTTTGTTATCAGAAATTATTTCGATGACGCTCAGATTGCGTCGCTTAGAAAAGTGGTGCTAAAGTTTCATGAATCATGGAAAGCAGACAACGAAGAATTCTATAAAGAAGAAGCATTTAACTCGTCTTTAATTACGGGAAGCGAATATTTGCCTGCCGACGATAGAAGCGTGCTTTTCAACTTCATCAGCTCAAAACAAGTGATGGATGTGGTTGATGCGGTGATTCCGAACAAACCGGCATTCATGAATACGCAGCTATTCTTCAACCCAGTAAATCCGCAACAAAAAGACTTCTGGCATCGTGACTGTCAATACGACTACGACGTTGATGACCAGATGAAAGTCATCATGGAAACCCAGGTGCTGCATCTGCGTATCCCTCTTTTTGATGAGCCCGGCATGGAGCTTATCCCTGGCACACACAAGCGCTGGGACAATGAAGAAGAATACAATGTTCGCCAAGAAGAAAACGGTAAAATGAGCAGTGATGATATCTCTGGCGGCAAGCAGATACCGTTAGCCGCAGGCGACTTATTGGTATTTTCAGCGGATATGATCCACCGAGGTCTATACGGGCTAGATCGTTTAGCCTTGGATATTTTGATCTTTGATTCAGCCGCTGACTATGTCGACTACGTTGATGACGACTGTTTACCAACGCCAGCCATGTTGAACAATATTACCGACCCAAGACTGTTTATGAACACGCTACACTTAAAATCGATGCAGTGCTCTTAA
- a CDS encoding DMT family transporter yields MSFSWIAFTLLAAFSQSWRNAFQSKLSGTMSVAGVTLARFIWASPIALIYLYALYQWQPVSAPNLSGEFVFYIVAASVMQILATGLMVMLFKLENYAIGAGLAKCEAPVSAVLSVLFFGTALTLTGWIGVLIGTLGVLIMSSSSGWRSLSPKVFLLGMGCSTAFALTSLWVREASLSIGLLFPHSAAWVLFLVITLQTCIICTYLFFRERDTLRQIFKKSRLVVMTSLASVIGSLGWFSAMSLQAVPYVKTLGQVEVIFMVLISYFWLGQRIARKDILALILLSIAAVLVMWQ; encoded by the coding sequence ATGTCATTTAGTTGGATAGCCTTTACTCTCCTTGCTGCATTCAGCCAATCTTGGCGCAATGCCTTTCAAAGTAAATTAAGCGGCACCATGAGTGTTGCTGGTGTGACGCTAGCTCGCTTTATTTGGGCAAGCCCAATCGCCCTTATTTACCTTTACGCCCTCTATCAATGGCAACCAGTCTCCGCGCCTAATCTTTCCGGTGAGTTTGTTTTCTATATTGTTGCCGCTTCGGTTATGCAGATCCTCGCGACTGGTTTAATGGTGATGTTATTTAAACTCGAAAACTATGCGATAGGAGCCGGATTGGCCAAGTGTGAAGCCCCCGTATCTGCTGTGCTATCCGTATTGTTTTTTGGTACGGCTTTGACACTAACAGGTTGGATCGGCGTGCTTATTGGTACATTAGGCGTACTAATAATGAGTAGTTCTTCTGGCTGGCGAAGCTTGTCTCCAAAAGTATTTTTGTTGGGTATGGGGTGTAGCACCGCTTTTGCTTTAACGTCTCTTTGGGTGCGGGAAGCAAGCTTAAGCATAGGGCTTCTTTTCCCTCATAGCGCTGCTTGGGTACTGTTTCTGGTGATTACTCTTCAGACATGCATTATTTGTACGTATCTATTCTTCAGAGAACGAGACACGTTACGTCAGATATTCAAGAAGTCGAGACTAGTAGTCATGACAAGCCTAGCGAGTGTTATCGGTTCTCTAGGTTGGTTTAGCGCAATGTCACTTCAAGCCGTACCTTACGTAAAGACACTCGGGCAAGTCGAAGTAATCTTCATGGTGCTGATTTCTTACTTCTGGTTAGGGCAACGCATTGCTCGCAAAGACATTCTCGCACTTATCTTGCTTTCTATCGCCGCAGTATTGGTGATGTGGCAGTAA
- a CDS encoding MFS transporter, whose translation MTLKEILNIPNVRYFLMFRSSYFARFYYPIFTLLYLDYGLTLSQFAMLNVVWAATIVLAEVPSGAFADTLGRKKLVVLSSIVMFIEIAMIALVPIGSPDLVFIVFLINRILSGLAMALASGADEALAYDTIKEQGNEELWPRVLQIQLRVASSVGIFVTLIGAAMYDVNFMANIFHALGLAEPESTKNLMRIPVFATLLVAMIAIYAAVNMREEKKVMPSDQTKLAATIASLKLTADTGKWVLATPYVLFILLYYSLFEHTSRMFLTMNSQYYLAIDIPIIYFGFIGAGISLLKIILAGQSRRLAESMEPETFIGVMGLACMATYYWISLGWTIYGVIPALILIFIIMTMNIFISYHLNKKTESHNRATVLSFKGLMFNLGYGLIGILYAYYYRLVSQGYTEQEIELNLAFLASLSSFFYYFTLLFIAISALFYFKNRKEPMF comes from the coding sequence CGTTTTTACTACCCTATATTCACCCTACTCTATTTAGATTACGGACTAACCCTATCTCAGTTCGCGATGCTTAATGTCGTTTGGGCAGCCACGATTGTGCTTGCTGAGGTGCCATCGGGCGCATTCGCCGATACCTTAGGCCGCAAGAAACTAGTGGTGCTGTCTTCGATTGTGATGTTTATTGAGATCGCGATGATCGCCTTAGTACCAATCGGAAGCCCCGACTTGGTGTTCATTGTATTTCTGATTAACCGGATACTCAGTGGCTTAGCAATGGCACTGGCCAGCGGCGCCGACGAGGCATTGGCTTACGACACCATAAAAGAACAAGGCAATGAAGAGTTGTGGCCGCGAGTGCTGCAAATCCAGCTTCGTGTCGCCTCTAGTGTGGGGATCTTTGTCACCTTAATTGGTGCTGCGATGTACGATGTAAACTTTATGGCGAACATCTTTCACGCTCTCGGACTAGCAGAGCCTGAAAGCACCAAAAACCTCATGCGCATTCCTGTTTTCGCTACCCTACTTGTCGCAATGATCGCCATTTATGCCGCGGTTAACATGCGCGAAGAGAAAAAGGTGATGCCAAGCGATCAAACCAAATTAGCAGCCACCATCGCCAGCCTTAAATTAACAGCTGACACAGGTAAGTGGGTACTTGCTACGCCTTACGTTCTGTTCATCTTACTGTACTACAGCCTGTTCGAACACACCTCTAGAATGTTCCTGACCATGAACAGCCAGTACTATCTAGCCATCGATATTCCGATTATCTACTTTGGTTTTATTGGCGCAGGTATCAGCTTACTTAAAATCATATTAGCGGGGCAAAGCCGTAGGCTAGCAGAAAGCATGGAGCCAGAAACCTTCATTGGGGTTATGGGTTTAGCATGCATGGCGACTTACTATTGGATTAGTTTAGGTTGGACGATTTACGGGGTTATTCCAGCACTGATACTGATCTTTATCATCATGACGATGAACATTTTCATTAGCTACCACCTGAATAAAAAAACCGAATCACACAACCGAGCCACAGTTCTCAGCTTTAAAGGCCTGATGTTTAATCTCGGATATGGGCTGATCGGTATTTTGTACGCTTACTACTATAGATTGGTGTCTCAGGGCTACACCGAACAAGAGATAGAGCTCAACCTCGCTTTCTTAGCCTCACTGTCTTCGTTTTTCTATTACTTCACTCTGTTGTTCATTGCGATCAGCGCTTTGTTCTATTTCAAGAACCGAAAAGAGCCAATGTTTTGA